The following are from one region of the Spirochaetota bacterium genome:
- a CDS encoding acyl-CoA dehydrogenase — MHDYDFGLSEEHTLLRQNIRDFAEKEIAPYAQELDENEHFSLDIVKKMGDIGLFGVVVSEEYGGPHMDYLSYIIAVEEISRVDGSHGATVAAANSLGIGPIYYFGNEKQKREWLPRLCKGEILASFGLTEPEAGSDAGASKTNAKLDGTQWVINGSKIFITNSTSKMAGVCVVQCVTGALPGNKKEVSCILVPNGTPGFTANKMTRKMMWRASDTGELFFDDCRVPEENLLGKRGEGFHQMLSTLDNGRLAIAAMGLGGAQGAYELAMKYAKERKQFGQPIATFQVNAFKLADMATEIEAARNLLYKACKMKDAGINFSKQAAMAKLYCSEVMGRVVNEAVQIHGGYGLMKEYNVERFFRDYKLLTIGEGTSEIQRIVISRQIGCYA, encoded by the coding sequence ATGCATGACTATGATTTCGGCTTGTCGGAGGAGCATACGCTGCTCCGACAGAATATAAGGGATTTTGCGGAGAAGGAGATAGCGCCGTACGCGCAGGAGCTCGACGAGAACGAGCACTTCTCCCTGGATATCGTAAAGAAGATGGGCGACATAGGGCTTTTCGGCGTCGTGGTTTCGGAGGAATACGGCGGACCGCATATGGATTACCTGTCGTATATCATCGCGGTCGAGGAGATTTCGCGGGTCGACGGTTCGCACGGTGCGACGGTCGCGGCGGCGAATTCATTGGGGATAGGTCCGATATACTATTTCGGAAACGAAAAACAAAAGCGGGAATGGCTGCCGCGCCTGTGCAAGGGCGAGATTCTCGCCTCCTTTGGGCTCACCGAGCCCGAGGCCGGCTCCGATGCGGGGGCGAGCAAGACCAACGCGAAGCTCGATGGCACACAGTGGGTGATAAACGGGAGCAAGATATTCATCACCAACTCAACCTCGAAGATGGCGGGCGTGTGTGTGGTTCAATGCGTGACCGGTGCGCTGCCCGGTAACAAGAAGGAGGTCTCCTGCATCCTGGTCCCCAACGGTACGCCCGGCTTCACGGCGAACAAGATGACCAGGAAGATGATGTGGCGCGCGTCCGACACCGGGGAGCTTTTTTTCGATGACTGCCGTGTACCGGAAGAAAACCTGCTGGGAAAACGGGGCGAGGGCTTTCACCAGATGCTCTCGACCCTCGACAACGGCAGGCTCGCGATCGCCGCGATGGGGCTGGGCGGGGCGCAGGGGGCCTACGAGCTTGCCATGAAATACGCGAAGGAGCGCAAGCAGTTCGGCCAGCCCATTGCGACGTTCCAGGTGAACGCGTTCAAGCTCGCGGACATGGCGACGGAGATCGAGGCCGCGCGTAATCTCCTGTACAAGGCCTGCAAGATGAAGGACGCGGGAATAAATTTCAGCAAACAGGCCGCCATGGCGAAGCTGTACTGCTCGGAGGTCATGGGGCGCGTGGTGAACGAGGCCGTCCAGATTCATGGCGGATACGGGCTCATGAAAGAGTACAATGTTGAGCGTTTTTTCAGGGATTATAAGCTGCTTACGATAGGGGAGGGAACCTCCGAGATTCAGCGGATCGTGATTTCGCGCCAGATCGGATGCTACGCTTAA